A window of Nicotiana sylvestris chromosome 8, ASM39365v2, whole genome shotgun sequence genomic DNA:
ACCTCATAGATGGGTTACCAGTCGGAAAACTGGTCAACCCACGCTGTTTTGACGAATCCTGAATGCAATCAAGGGGCCCATTGACTTTTTGTATTTGGGCTAGAGAGGCCCAGCTATGTAGTGCGCATCATCCTTTAATGGATACCAGCCCAGGTTGGTGGCCTATTCAGAACTACTACTCTCACCGTCTCCTGCTCTCTCCGGTCTATTCTCCGGCCACTCCGACGAAATCAAGCAGCAggttcctctctctctctctctctgattTAGATTCCTTGTCTTTCTCTCCCGAAATAAAAACCATTGTAAGTTATCTTCCACGTTGTGGATCAATTTAGTTTGAATTCTGATAAACTCAAACGGATCGCTGAATATAAAGTTTTAGTGGGTAAagctttcttctttttgattatttcttcagatCTCGTTTGTATTTGGACCAGGTCCTGTAATAAGTgtattttttttggaattcatCCTTTAGataattttcatatttttctggAAAAACTACTTGCTAAATTACTATTGTGTCTCTATAGTCATAATACGGTTTAAGCAATTTGAGATATTTGGTGCAATTATGTGATGTGTGCAGGTAAACGTTCTAGAATTGGTGTTAAAGATGTCTTCAGCTCAAGATCCCTTTTATATTGTCAAGGAGGAAATTCAAGAGTCTGTAAGCTCATCTACCACTTTCTAGTAATGTTCTAATAATCTTGAAGTTAAGTTAAGTAAATCtcatttgtttaacattttcctttttaattaGCGTGTGTGAGCTAGTGTGTTTATGGGACAATGTAGAGTTCTTATAAACTATGGATTAAATTAAACTACTCCAGTGATGGATCAGTTGCATGATCACTTGGTGTAGTGATACTTGGAAGTTAGCCTCGACATGCATTATACTTTCCTTCCTCTGCCTGCTTTACTTAACACATCATAAGAGATGAGTTAACTGCAGAAGAAACTAATCATATTACTGTCATGAGCAAAGGAAACCAAACAACATATCAAGATATTTACATTTTGAACTTGGTTGAGCTCAAAATTCTGTCATTCAAGAAGATAATACATGAGATAAGATATAGAATACTTGTATTGTTTAGTTTTCCACTTCAAATTATGTTATTTCAGGCATGGCCAAATTAATGCGtgtcgttagtaaaattttataGGAAGTTGTACTGTCAATGTAGGTGAGATTAATATTGCGAGTATCACTGGGATCCTTTTATAAGGTAAACCCAGAGGAGCATCCAACAGTTAGCTAAAAGCCTAAAAATAGATTCTGGCCTCAACTCTCTAGAGCGATGAGATCTATAGTGTCTGGATATGTATAGAGATTTTTTTTAATCAAGGAATGCAATATTATTTATAGAAGCATCGGGGGGATGTAAATAGTTGTACAAACCAGGATATGCATAGAACATTTTCAAACTGTCTAGTTCACTAACAAAGGAGTGTCTAATAACATTATTTTCTAAGTATGCCACTATGCCTTTCAGGCATTCATTCACATTGGCTGTTATTCTGTGTATATCCTTCACTGATATGTATAAGCCACTGGAAATCCTAAAATAATTTCTTCATGATTACATGCTTTTATACTCGGAATATGTTAGAATCAATGTGAATGTGAGATGAAGATTAGAGATTAAATTGCAGGAAGACTGATCTTGCGTCTTACTAAGTTGCCACTTCCAGAAGCAGAAGTCAGACTCTAAATCTTTCAAATATTAAtcaaaaatttcttctttcccttATATCCCCAACCCGTTGGTGCCCCTGATTTCCTTGGTTTCTTTCACTTTTTGCCTCATAGATTCCTGCAACTGCTGAATCATTAGACCAGATTTTTCTTGGCTGAGTGATCCTGTGATTACAAAACATAATTAGAAGGCTCAATctattgtttgttttgttttattgAAGAATGCAAAGTAATCtgctcccccccccccaaccaccacacacacaaaaaaaaatgcAAAGTAATTTCTATTAGGTAAAACTTTTGAGGTGTGTTCTGTGGTAGGAAAGGCCTCAAGTGTTGTTCATCTGCATCTGGTTTTGATTTGAGAAGATCATGTTGTATTTCGGCTATGTTTATTGTAGTTCTCTTTATATGCACAATAATTTTTTTAAACATGCTTCGCTATTGTTTACATGGTAAATTAGTAATTGATGAAAAACATTTGAGAAACCTGCTTAGCTTTGTTTCACTATCAAAATATAGTTGTCCCTTATCAAAAAAAGAAAACCTGCAAAATGTAACTCTTGTGTTTTTCTTGTAAGTCCATCTCCTATTGAAAAGGAGAATAAGAGCCTGTTTGGAAAGCCACctaggaattggggtgtaattgAGTGTAATTACATAGTTTGGCATGTTTGTTtggccaagtaattacttggtcagCATGGAATTTGGTGTAATTCGAGGGGTgtaattacactctccaattctcaaggggAAGTGAAAATTGGTGGTAATAATTACAAGGTTGCCTTTCagtttattttccttttatttttatttttatttttatttttatttttctttctttataactttttatttctattttttaattttttaaattttatttttacttttttttttaaattttaaaatatattttctttgtatattatttatttacttctagTGATTCCATGAAATtgcttatgttttattttttatttattttattattctattttttgaaactacacctcctaatattagaaataatgagtCATTAATAAACTTGGTATATAATGAGTGATGCAATTAAAGTGGAATTTCGTTGTTGAATGTGGTAATAAACTTATTATGTTTCCTAATCTTAAGTTGTAGTGGAACTTACtattatgttggaatttgacatgttaaattatttttttggattttaaaattATGTTATATTCATGGTTCCAATTTACTTATTTTAGTAGTATTGGCTCATATTGCATGTTGTTTATTTGAAtaaggttatgacattatatttataaatattaatttattttatcaaacatgaaTTCCATGATATTTTACAAAACatttgtttttagtttttgtaagtatctaaattaaatattattaatttagaatatatatatatatatatatataaattatttttacaatattagttataaatatatgattactaaTTAATGTATTTCACGAAAAATATACATCTTAAATATcaaatataatatcatttatACTTACAAAAATTTAAaggcatatatttattatattaatttttaattttgataatTACTTCATTTAAATTTTTATCTAACTGTGTAATTATACTTGTGCAACCAAACAGTAAATTAGTAATTTATGACAAACAAACATGTCGTCGTAATTACTAGGTTGTGTAATTACTAGGCTGTGTAATTACTACCCTAGTAATTACATCAATTCCAATTACCTGGTGGCTTTCCAAACAGATCCTAAATGATGatagaggaaaaagaagaaaaagtaagCAAGCTAATTTTGGTATTTTCGTAGAAAAATCAATTAGCGGGCAAGACAAAAAAAGATTTTCTATCTCTTTTTACTGTTAAAAAAAACAGATTAACCAAGAATTTTCCCACTGTTAGAATCTATTTGTTCTTCAATTTCTCATTACTGCTGTAGTTTGTTGACTGCAGAATCTAATTCTTGAAATGCCTGCTTGGTTAGATTGACAAGCTCTTGTCCACGTTTCATCAATGGGAGGAAACTCCTGCAAATAATGATGAGCAAGTACATCTTACAAAGGAACTTCTTGCTGCATGTGAGAGCATTGAGTGGCAGGTTTGGGCCAAAACATAGCTCCTTTAAACATGAGTAATTGATATTTACTGCTGTTTGTTTTATTAAATTCTCATTGTATGTCTTCCTGATTGCCTGTACATGAATGAATAATGATGATTTCAGAGCCAGATGCAATTTCTTGTTTGATGCGTTGCACGTGTCTTAATTCATGTTATGATTTGTACTGTCAGATATGTCGATCTTTTCACTTAAGAAAATGATCTTTCTTCTGTCAATGTGATTTGAAATTGACCTTCTGCAGCTTTGACTAACTTCATATCCTTTCAATGCTGAATTCCTGTGTTCTTGTTGAGAAGGTGGATGAATTGGACAAAACAATCGCCGTTGCAGCAAAAGATCCCTCTTGGTATGGTATTAATGAAAGTGAGCTTgatagaagaagaagatggaccagCAATGCCCGAGCTCAAGTATAGCTGATTCTGTTGATGCCACATGTATATTCTTTTGGTCCTTAGTTCCTTAAAGTAAAAGAGCTAAATCAATTGCCTTTAACCAGGTGGGAAGCGTGAAGAAGTCAATAGTAACTGGAAAGGAGTCTTATGGGACAAGTACATCTAATCTCAATGGGATGCGGCGAGAACTGTTGAGACTGCCAGATTCTGATCAGAAAGAGAGATCCAATGCATACTCTGCCCGAGATAATGATGATTTCATATCATCAGAATCAGATAGGCAATTACTTCTTATGAGGTATCTTCCTTCCATTTCTTTGCATCTACTCTTCGTTTGTCATGTTTCTTAGACTGATCGATTTTATATCCAATCTCAGTGGAAATGTTGCACGCACTTGATCCATTTATAGAGAAACCTGCTTAATGGAATCCGTAACCcttgatttttatatttatggaaGGACGATATGTGTAATATCAACTTCCCCAAGATTTTTATGTCCTAGTCATAACCATTCTGCCATGTCTTTTTGGCTTTCTGATTTTGTCTACTCAACTTCATTTATACTGTAACTAGGGGTGTTCAAGAAAAAgcgaaaaaccaaaccaaaccaaaccgacgtATTTTTTGACTTGGTTTAGTTTgctttcaattttaaaagccCAACAATAGTTTTTCCGGTTCGGTTCGTATTTAAGtttaaaaaacaaatcaaatCGACACTGTAAGTATACTAGTTTATAAATTTTTATGACCATAAATATTTACTTTTATAAAGATACTTTATATATTTTTAGCCATGAAAAAGCTGTATAGACATATTCATAGTGCTTTCTTGAGTTTTCTATTCTTCTGTTGAAGTTATTTAGGAGTAATTTGTCTCTTATCTTAATCATTATGATAAGATTTATATGGAGAAACTATTGCTTTTTGATCTACGAAAGTAAATAATTGTCATGTTTTGCAGTAAAATTTCTCACATATAGATGTTTCAATAGATAATAGATTAATTAATTTTCTCGATTCTTGCTACACGTAACATCAACATATGAGAAATTATGTCTTTAGTTTCTGTAGATTGAATGAAATGAATTTGTATTTCGTGTGAAAAGAAAGCCAAATAAAAAAATACCGATTctatttgttttgttttggtttGTATGTTTGACAAACCGACATAGTTGGTTTGATTTCGGTTTAAATGAAATctgatccaaaccgaaccatagGCGCCCCTAAGTGGAATAGTCTTTATTAGCTTTAGTACCTATTAAAAGGTTAGCAGTCTACTTCTGCCAACTTATATCGCACTTCCTTAAATTGTGTCAGGAAAACCTTAATTAACTTCAAAATTTAGAGGATGTAGCAGAATCTTGGATCTGTTGATATGGTACTATGGCATTATTATGGTTGTCACATCTATTTAGTTCAGTCATTCTGTAATCTTCCAAAAGGCCTGTTATTTAGTCTTGGAGTAGATTGGAACTATTTTCTGCGTCTTTTACATCTGACAACGGATTGGATGCCCTGTGCAGGCAACAGGATGAAGAGCTAGACGAGCTTAGTGCTAGCGTAGTTAGAATCGGAGATGTTGGGCTCACCATACATGATGAACTTCTTCAACAGGTTATTATCAGTTCCTTGAATTTCTAGTCACTTAACAAATGCACTTCTAATAATTTTCTCAAGCTTCTACTCAACGTCTTTAAAGGCGAAATATAGTTAAAATCAGTATATTTTCCTTGCAGGACAAGATCATTAATGAATTGGGCACGGAGATGGAAAGTACATCTAATCGTCTTGAATTCGTTCAGGTGATCACTAGTGCTTCTCTACTTCTCAGAATTCTCTCCGCCTTAGCAACATCCGTATGAATGTTAATCACTGTTATAGTATTCTGATCATGTGGAAACCACAATTTGGTGCAGAAAAAGGTAGCCATGGTAATGAAGAAGGCCAGCGTCAAGGGACAGATGATGATGATTTGTTTTCTGATAGTTTTGTTTATTGTTCTTTTCGTTCTAGTTTTCTTGACCTAGTTTCATTTGTTTTctgataattttgtttttttaattcaTTCTGGTTTTCTCGACCTAGTTTATGTATGTATTTTGTTATAAATTAACGGGCTTCCATACAGCATAAATGAATTGAAAATCTTGGCGTTGACACTCGTATAAATACTCCCT
This region includes:
- the LOC104232148 gene encoding syntaxin-61, yielding MSSAQDPFYIVKEEIQESIDKLLSTFHQWEETPANNDEQVHLTKELLAACESIEWQVDELDKTIAVAAKDPSWYGINESELDRRRRWTSNARAQVGSVKKSIVTGKESYGTSTSNLNGMRRELLRLPDSDQKERSNAYSARDNDDFISSESDRQLLLMRQQDEELDELSASVVRIGDVGLTIHDELLQQDKIINELGTEMESTSNRLEFVQKKVAMVMKKASVKGQMMMICFLIVLFIVLFVLVFLT